One genomic window of Bacillus mycoides includes the following:
- a CDS encoding Crp/Fnr family transcriptional regulator, which translates to MILHKGDLLFRQGEDGPLYFIKTGLLKVIRLEEDGTPFLFNIIVPGETIPHHSLISPKEYHGTAIALMKTEVEPIISNEWYDKLQENPASYENIAIQLQSKLRMMQQRIDQLTTVSPKERLHRLQEWFTLYLGDIPIYEILTQTEIGQLIGVRRETVNRLLREQAKNEVK; encoded by the coding sequence TTGATTCTACATAAGGGAGATCTATTATTCCGTCAAGGTGAGGACGGTCCATTATATTTTATAAAAACAGGTTTATTAAAAGTTATTCGGTTAGAAGAAGACGGAACACCATTTTTATTTAATATTATCGTTCCTGGTGAAACGATACCTCACCATTCTTTAATTTCACCGAAAGAATATCACGGTACAGCTATCGCTTTAATGAAAACAGAAGTGGAGCCTATAATTAGCAATGAATGGTACGACAAACTTCAAGAAAATCCTGCATCATATGAAAATATCGCTATACAATTACAATCGAAGTTAAGAATGATGCAACAGCGTATCGATCAATTGACAACTGTCTCTCCTAAAGAGCGCCTTCATCGTTTACAAGAATGGTTCACCTTATATTTAGGTGACATCCCTATTTATGAAATATTAACACAAACTGAAATTGGTCAGCTCATAGGTGTACGCCGCGAAACAGTTAATCGCTTATTAAGAGAACAAGCAAAAAACGAGGTAAAATAA
- a CDS encoding sulfite exporter TauE/SafE family protein, translated as MEYIMLLFIGLIAGTVGSLVGLGGGIIIVPLLIGLHSLSPQLAVGTSMVTVVFTGLSSTLTYMKHKRVDYKSGLILFIGSGPGGIIGSWANKFLNQDTFSLYFGIFLIFVSILLILRDKLKPLSLSNMTVIKRSFTDNEGNTVDYQFPPFLAIFIAFIVGFISGLFGIGGGALLVPAMMLLFAFPAHIAVATSMFIVFLSAIVSSLTHISLGNVSWAYALILIPGAWIGGKIGAYINTKLSGNAVINLLRITLIILGTRLIITSFL; from the coding sequence TTGGAATACATCATGTTACTTTTCATCGGATTAATCGCCGGGACAGTCGGGAGCCTAGTCGGACTTGGAGGCGGAATTATTATCGTTCCGTTATTAATTGGATTACACAGTTTATCACCACAACTCGCAGTAGGAACTTCTATGGTAACCGTCGTTTTTACGGGGCTGTCTTCTACCCTTACTTATATGAAACATAAACGGGTAGATTATAAAAGTGGACTTATTTTATTTATCGGGAGTGGCCCTGGTGGTATCATCGGATCATGGGCAAACAAATTTTTAAACCAAGATACATTTTCTTTATACTTTGGGATTTTTCTTATATTCGTCTCCATTCTTCTTATACTACGAGACAAATTGAAACCTCTTTCCCTATCAAATATGACTGTAATTAAGCGATCTTTTACAGATAACGAAGGAAATACTGTAGACTATCAATTTCCACCATTTCTCGCTATCTTTATTGCCTTTATAGTTGGATTTATATCCGGATTATTTGGAATCGGTGGTGGTGCCTTACTTGTGCCAGCGATGATGCTCCTTTTTGCGTTCCCAGCACACATTGCTGTAGCAACTTCAATGTTTATCGTATTTCTCTCAGCAATTGTAAGTTCTTTAACTCACATCTCTCTAGGAAATGTCAGCTGGGCTTATGCATTAATTCTTATTCCTGGTGCATGGATTGGCGGAAAAATCGGGGCTTATATTAACACAAAATTAAGTGGTAATGCAGTAATTAATTTATTACGTATCACATTAATTATTCTTGGAACTAGATTAATCATTACTTCATTTTTATAA
- the hmpA gene encoding NO-inducible flavohemoprotein — MLSAKTIEIVKSTVPLLQEKGVEITTRFYQILFSEHPELLNIFNHTNQKKGRQQQALANAVYAAATYIDNLEAIIPVVKQIGHKHRSLGIKAEHYPIVGTCLLRAIKEVAGAPDEVLNAWGEAYGVIADAFISIEAGMYEEAAHKEGGWKDFRNFVIVKKVKESDVITSFYLKPEDGGKVSSFIPGQYVTIQINIKGETYTHNRQYSLSDAPGKEYYRISVKKEKGVDTPDGKVSNYLHDHVGEGDVLPVSAPAGDFVLNMDSTLPVVLISGGVGITPMMSMLNTLIEQESKRNVCFVHAAINSNTHAMKEHVETVEKEYEQVKAYTCYSSPTEQDVEMKNFDKEGFIEREWLQTIIPTTEAEFYFCGPVPFMKHINAALIDLGVKQENIHYEFFGPAASLQ, encoded by the coding sequence ATGTTAAGTGCAAAAACAATTGAAATCGTAAAGTCAACAGTACCGTTATTACAGGAAAAAGGCGTTGAAATTACAACGAGATTTTATCAAATTTTATTTTCGGAACATCCGGAGTTATTGAATATTTTCAACCATACGAATCAGAAAAAGGGAAGACAACAACAAGCGTTAGCAAACGCTGTTTATGCAGCTGCAACGTACATTGATAATTTAGAAGCTATTATTCCAGTTGTAAAACAAATCGGTCATAAGCATAGAAGTTTAGGTATTAAAGCAGAGCATTATCCAATAGTAGGTACATGCTTACTACGAGCGATTAAAGAGGTCGCGGGCGCACCTGATGAAGTTTTAAATGCATGGGGAGAAGCGTATGGCGTCATTGCTGATGCATTCATTAGCATTGAAGCGGGTATGTATGAAGAAGCTGCACATAAAGAAGGTGGATGGAAAGATTTCCGCAACTTTGTGATTGTTAAAAAAGTGAAGGAAAGCGACGTTATTACATCATTTTATTTAAAACCTGAAGATGGCGGGAAAGTTTCTTCATTCATCCCAGGACAATATGTAACGATTCAAATAAATATTAAAGGTGAAACATATACACATAATCGTCAATATAGCTTGTCTGATGCTCCAGGAAAAGAATATTATCGTATTAGTGTAAAGAAAGAAAAAGGTGTAGATACACCAGATGGTAAAGTATCTAATTACTTACATGATCATGTAGGGGAAGGAGATGTCTTACCAGTAAGTGCACCAGCGGGAGATTTCGTATTAAATATGGATTCAACATTACCTGTTGTACTAATTAGTGGTGGGGTAGGGATTACACCGATGATGAGCATGTTAAATACGCTAATTGAACAAGAATCAAAGCGTAATGTATGCTTTGTTCATGCGGCGATAAATAGTAATACACATGCGATGAAAGAGCATGTTGAGACAGTAGAAAAAGAGTATGAACAAGTTAAAGCATATACTTGCTATTCTTCACCGACAGAGCAAGATGTGGAAATGAAGAATTTTGATAAAGAAGGATTCATTGAACGTGAATGGTTACAAACTATTATTCCAACAACTGAAGCAGAATTTTATTTCTGCGGTCCAGTACCATTTATGAAGCATATAAATGCTGCATTAATTGATTTGGGTGTTAAACAAGAGAACATTCATTATGAATTTTTCGGTCCCGCAGCAAGCTTACAATAG
- a CDS encoding inorganic phosphate transporter — MDTLLILTVLVVICALAFDFINGFHDTANAIATAVSTKALKPRHAIIMAAIMNFLGAMTFTGVAKTITKDIVDPFALPNGSLVILAALLAAIAWNLITWYYGIPSSSSHAIIGAIAGAAIAAAGISSLNYKGFIKILEALIISPIIAFVIGYIVYSIFKVVFKNFNLTKTNKNFRIFQIFTAALQAYTHGTNDAQKAMGIITMALMANNYHTSDDIPFWVQLCCAIAMGLGTSVGGWKIIKTVGGQIMKIRPVNGVAADLSSSLVIFGATFIHLPVSTTHVISSSILGVGASHRVKGVKWGTAKRMLITWVITLPISASLAALFYYLLHLIF, encoded by the coding sequence ATGGATACACTCTTGATACTGACCGTTTTAGTAGTCATTTGCGCTTTAGCTTTTGACTTTATCAATGGATTTCACGATACAGCAAACGCTATTGCAACGGCTGTTTCAACGAAAGCTCTAAAGCCTAGACATGCAATTATTATGGCAGCTATTATGAACTTTTTAGGTGCGATGACATTTACAGGTGTAGCAAAAACTATTACAAAAGATATCGTTGACCCGTTTGCCTTGCCAAATGGTTCTCTTGTAATTTTAGCTGCTTTACTTGCGGCAATAGCTTGGAATTTGATTACTTGGTACTATGGTATTCCAAGTAGTTCTTCTCATGCAATTATTGGCGCAATCGCAGGTGCAGCAATTGCTGCTGCTGGTATTAGCTCATTAAACTATAAAGGGTTTATAAAAATTCTTGAAGCTTTAATCATTTCACCGATTATCGCCTTTGTTATTGGTTACATCGTATATAGTATTTTTAAAGTGGTCTTTAAAAACTTTAACTTAACGAAAACGAACAAGAACTTCCGTATATTCCAGATTTTCACTGCAGCATTACAAGCTTACACACATGGTACGAATGATGCACAAAAAGCAATGGGAATCATTACGATGGCTCTTATGGCCAATAACTATCATACTTCTGACGACATCCCGTTCTGGGTACAATTATGTTGTGCAATCGCAATGGGTCTTGGTACTTCTGTCGGTGGATGGAAAATCATTAAAACTGTCGGTGGACAAATTATGAAAATTCGTCCTGTAAATGGTGTAGCTGCTGATTTATCATCATCACTTGTTATTTTCGGCGCAACATTCATTCACTTACCGGTTAGTACAACGCACGTTATCTCTTCTTCTATTTTAGGGGTTGGTGCTTCACATCGTGTGAAAGGTGTAAAATGGGGAACTGCAAAACGCATGTTAATTACATGGGTTATTACACTTCCTATTTCAGCTTCTTTAGCTGCATTATTTTACTACTTATTACACTTAATCTTTTAA
- a CDS encoding DUF47 domain-containing protein has translation MVFKSKKDKFSEMLMNVSENLKEGAQFFVEYKIKNASDLKEFSMRMKEYESKGDSFIHEIIMELNKAFITPIEREDILQLAMSMDDVLDGLDHSAGLFEMYSITEADEYMIKFVEAINQCAIEIANSVELLSKKKLVDIRTNAIKIKDYESQCDDIRRHAIKHLFSREKDPIKIIQFKEIYEELEEVADSCQSVANVLETIIMKNA, from the coding sequence ATGGTCTTTAAATCAAAGAAAGATAAATTTTCTGAAATGCTAATGAATGTTTCCGAAAATTTAAAAGAAGGCGCGCAGTTTTTCGTGGAGTATAAAATTAAAAATGCTAGCGATTTAAAAGAGTTTTCTATGCGCATGAAAGAGTATGAGTCAAAAGGTGACTCATTCATTCACGAAATCATTATGGAGCTAAACAAAGCGTTTATTACTCCTATTGAACGTGAAGACATCCTACAGCTTGCAATGAGTATGGATGATGTATTAGACGGATTAGATCACAGTGCTGGTCTATTCGAAATGTATTCTATTACAGAAGCTGATGAATACATGATTAAATTCGTTGAAGCAATTAATCAATGTGCAATTGAGATTGCAAATTCTGTTGAACTACTGTCTAAAAAGAAATTAGTCGATATTCGTACAAATGCGATTAAGATTAAGGATTACGAGTCACAATGTGATGATATTCGCCGTCATGCGATTAAGCATCTATTCTCTCGTGAGAAAGATCCGATTAAGATTATTCAATTTAAAGAGATTTACGAAGAGCTTGAAGAAGTAGCTGATAGCTGTCAAAGCGTTGCAAACGTATTAGAAACAATCATTATGAAGAACGCGTAA
- a CDS encoding Gly-Xaa-Xaa repeat protein, producing the protein MNNNNKGKVFFGNDCCEVRACSFINISKSELKEFIKILQALGQNIKDIFQNPSQSNIDKLIATLDNLQKSLKCLDLSPAQEKIGTSIITNLLTILKTKPFSCGALYVELQSLLNFLLYIAKLFKVNCCTIDKLVKLIIEIQTILVKYGSGCLGGGATGATGATGPQGLRGVTGATGATGPQGLRGPTGATGATGPQGLRGPTGATGATGPQGLRGVTGATGATGPQGLRGATGPSGTPLPVTIAAIGNSNPQTISPGTNIQFNQVFELNNLSFNDTSDTLTILETGVYDISFSASTTFPGSSPFGFGISFNGQPPTRNFSTNVIGSAVSFSTIITLTAGTTISVQPTVNTISIPNTGDTTATLSVFRIY; encoded by the coding sequence ATGAACAATAATAATAAAGGGAAAGTATTCTTCGGTAACGATTGTTGCGAAGTCCGGGCTTGTAGTTTTATTAACATCTCTAAATCTGAACTTAAAGAATTTATTAAAATCCTTCAAGCTCTTGGACAAAATATTAAAGATATATTCCAAAATCCTTCTCAAAGTAATATTGATAAACTTATAGCTACCCTAGATAATCTACAAAAATCCCTCAAATGTTTAGACTTATCACCTGCACAAGAAAAAATCGGAACTTCTATTATTACTAACCTATTAACTATTCTAAAAACAAAACCTTTCTCGTGCGGAGCATTATACGTTGAACTGCAAAGCCTGCTTAATTTTTTACTGTATATCGCTAAGTTATTTAAAGTTAATTGCTGTACTATCGACAAACTTGTTAAGCTGATTATAGAAATCCAAACCATTTTAGTTAAATATGGCTCTGGTTGCCTTGGTGGAGGTGCTACTGGTGCTACCGGCGCTACTGGACCTCAAGGACTTCGTGGCGTTACTGGTGCTACCGGCGCTACTGGACCTCAAGGACTTCGTGGTCCTACTGGTGCTACCGGCGCTACTGGACCTCAAGGACTTCGTGGTCCTACTGGTGCTACCGGCGCTACTGGACCTCAAGGACTTCGTGGCGTTACTGGTGCTACCGGTGCTACTGGACCTCAAGGACTTCGTGGCGCTACTGGACCGTCGGGCACACCACTCCCTGTAACTATAGCAGCAATAGGAAATTCTAATCCACAAACTATATCACCTGGAACAAATATCCAATTCAATCAAGTTTTCGAACTAAATAATCTCTCTTTTAATGACACTTCAGATACTTTAACTATTTTAGAAACAGGAGTATACGATATTAGTTTCTCAGCATCTACAACCTTCCCGGGTTCTTCACCGTTTGGATTCGGTATTTCATTCAACGGTCAACCACCTACTCGTAATTTTTCAACTAACGTTATCGGTAGTGCGGTTTCTTTCTCCACAATTATTACTTTAACAGCTGGTACAACAATCTCTGTACAACCTACAGTAAATACTATTTCCATCCCTAACACTGGTGACACAACAGCTACACTATCAGTCTTCCGAATTTACTAA
- a CDS encoding transglycosylase domain-containing protein, translated as MKLKNTHFKKMLEWFNKRKKLRNSLIVLGSLLATLFIVVNIIISIQDISELKQAVPQPTLIYDANNEVATKLASSKTEGVKRKDIPDIMVQAIVAVEDKEFFSHHGIYYSGIISAVFKNITAGEVVAGGSTITQQLAKNVFLTQDRTYSRKIKEYFLTKKIERTYSKDEIIEMYMNQIYFGEGAWGIKRAAKSYFDKEVKDLTISEAATIAGLIKAPSAYSPYKNFNKSIERRNVVLGLMKEQGYISEEQYSQEKESGLVLRRGVDDKYKGKYSQYVDYIVREAMDKYELTQNEILAGGYRIYTELDPKKQQAVEDVVNNDSYFKGSGSDQLMQTGVVLMNPKTGGVPALVGGRGPYQFLQFNHATQLKRQPGSTLKPLAVYVPALEQGYEVYDVLKDEPFNIKEYAPQNSDHTFHGNVTMYEAVAKSYNVSAVWLLEQIGLDKGLKSLERFGIPLDPEDRTYPIALGGMHVGTSPFVMAQAYSAFANDGVQVEAHAIREIQNAEGETIGKWYKKETRVTNEKVAQKMTYLLKGVIERGTGEKAKVNNIDTAGKTGTTQLVNGPSTGAKDSWFVGYTPDLVGAIWVGYDKTDSEHYVPGGSQITTTMFRDIMKKANGNPTQKAFQLSLIPEADYTKQLKTIEEEKRRKEEERKRKEEEEQRKEQQNEWIDKVKEWIPFW; from the coding sequence ATGAAATTGAAGAACACTCACTTTAAAAAAATGCTTGAGTGGTTCAATAAGAGGAAGAAACTACGCAATTCATTAATTGTATTGGGAAGTTTACTTGCTACTCTATTTATTGTTGTAAATATAATAATTTCCATTCAAGATATATCTGAATTAAAACAAGCTGTTCCACAACCAACTTTAATTTATGATGCAAATAATGAAGTTGCGACTAAATTAGCTTCTTCTAAAACAGAAGGAGTTAAAAGGAAAGATATTCCTGATATTATGGTTCAAGCAATTGTTGCAGTAGAAGATAAGGAATTTTTTAGTCATCATGGTATTTACTATAGTGGAATCATAAGTGCTGTATTTAAGAACATTACAGCTGGTGAAGTTGTGGCAGGTGGTAGTACAATTACACAACAACTTGCAAAAAATGTATTTTTGACACAAGATCGCACATACTCACGTAAAATAAAGGAATACTTTTTAACAAAAAAAATAGAGCGTACTTATTCAAAAGATGAAATTATAGAAATGTATATGAATCAAATTTATTTTGGTGAAGGTGCTTGGGGGATAAAAAGAGCAGCTAAATCGTATTTTGATAAAGAGGTAAAAGACTTAACAATTTCAGAAGCTGCAACGATTGCAGGATTAATTAAAGCGCCATCTGCATATTCGCCGTATAAAAACTTTAATAAATCAATTGAAAGACGTAATGTCGTATTAGGTTTAATGAAGGAGCAAGGGTATATTTCTGAAGAACAATATAGTCAGGAGAAAGAATCAGGTCTTGTATTACGACGTGGTGTTGACGATAAATATAAGGGGAAATATTCTCAATACGTAGATTATATTGTTAGAGAAGCGATGGACAAGTATGAATTAACACAAAATGAAATTTTAGCAGGTGGTTATCGTATTTATACGGAACTTGACCCGAAAAAACAACAAGCGGTTGAAGATGTTGTGAATAATGATAGTTATTTTAAAGGTAGTGGTTCAGATCAGCTTATGCAAACTGGAGTGGTCCTTATGAATCCAAAAACTGGCGGTGTTCCGGCTTTAGTTGGAGGTAGAGGTCCTTATCAATTTTTACAGTTTAATCATGCAACACAATTAAAAAGACAGCCAGGTTCAACGTTAAAGCCTCTTGCAGTGTATGTACCAGCGTTAGAGCAAGGGTATGAAGTATACGATGTCTTAAAAGATGAACCGTTTAATATTAAAGAATATGCACCACAAAATAGTGATCATACGTTCCATGGTAATGTAACGATGTATGAAGCAGTGGCAAAGTCATACAATGTTTCAGCAGTTTGGCTATTAGAGCAAATTGGATTAGATAAAGGATTGAAATCTTTAGAGCGGTTTGGTATTCCATTAGATCCTGAAGACCGTACGTATCCGATTGCTTTAGGGGGTATGCATGTAGGAACTTCACCATTTGTAATGGCTCAAGCGTATAGCGCATTTGCAAATGATGGTGTCCAAGTAGAAGCTCATGCCATTAGAGAAATCCAAAATGCTGAAGGGGAAACAATTGGAAAATGGTATAAGAAAGAAACTCGTGTGACGAATGAGAAAGTTGCCCAAAAGATGACATACTTATTAAAAGGTGTTATTGAAAGGGGAACAGGTGAAAAAGCGAAAGTTAATAATATCGATACCGCAGGCAAGACAGGGACTACCCAGCTTGTAAATGGACCAAGCACTGGTGCGAAGGATTCGTGGTTTGTTGGATACACACCGGATTTAGTAGGTGCGATTTGGGTAGGGTATGATAAAACGGATAGTGAGCATTATGTGCCAGGAGGCAGCCAAATTACAACGACAATGTTCCGGGACATTATGAAGAAAGCGAATGGAAATCCAACTCAAAAGGCATTTCAGTTATCACTAATACCTGAGGCGGATTATACAAAACAATTAAAAACGATTGAGGAAGAAAAACGAAGGAAAGAAGAAGAGAGAAAACGAAAAGAAGAGGAAGAACAAAGAAAAGAACAGCAAAATGAATGGATAGATAAAGTAAAAGAGTGGATTCCATTTTGGTAA
- a CDS encoding class I SAM-dependent methyltransferase, whose amino-acid sequence MSINFHDANNKYTYANRNAHISWQETINNIVDVQNKQVIDIGCGGGIYTKELALMGAKNVVGLDFSKEILQAAKENCNAFPNISFIHGDAHNIPYPNESFDLVISRAVIHHLQDIPTFIREASRILKKDGILILQDRTIEDCTIPGSPEHIRGYFFSVFPKLIEIESKRRPKTTTIQQELQKYSLQVFPIQAHWEVRKTHDSVEALLQDLSPRTGRSILYELTDNELSQLLHHIQTALQNVSPIIERDRWTIWSAKKL is encoded by the coding sequence ATGTCCATTAATTTTCATGATGCAAATAATAAGTATACGTATGCAAATCGTAACGCACATATTTCATGGCAGGAAACAATAAACAATATTGTAGATGTACAAAACAAACAAGTAATTGATATAGGTTGTGGTGGAGGCATTTATACGAAAGAACTTGCTCTTATGGGAGCCAAAAATGTTGTTGGGCTTGATTTTTCAAAAGAAATATTACAAGCTGCAAAAGAAAATTGTAATGCCTTCCCAAACATTTCATTCATTCACGGTGATGCGCATAACATTCCATATCCTAACGAATCATTCGACCTTGTCATTTCGCGTGCAGTCATTCATCACTTACAAGATATTCCTACATTTATACGAGAGGCTTCTCGTATATTAAAAAAAGACGGTATACTTATTTTACAAGACCGAACTATTGAAGATTGTACAATTCCAGGAAGTCCTGAACACATTCGTGGATACTTTTTCTCTGTATTTCCAAAACTCATTGAAATAGAATCAAAAAGAAGACCAAAAACCACTACTATACAGCAAGAATTACAAAAATATTCTCTTCAAGTGTTCCCCATTCAAGCACACTGGGAAGTACGAAAAACACATGATTCTGTAGAAGCATTGCTGCAAGATTTATCTCCTCGAACCGGACGATCCATTCTATATGAATTAACAGATAATGAACTTTCTCAACTTCTACATCATATCCAAACGGCATTACAAAACGTCTCTCCTATCATCGAAAGAGATCGTTGGACAATTTGGAGCGCGAAAAAATTGTAA
- a CDS encoding site-2 protease family protein, whose protein sequence is MKNNKKGLWGIIVAIGLFLLSKLKWVFAIFKLAKFSTVFSMFLSLGAYAVIYGWKFGVALVYLLFVHEMGHLWAARKKGIPTSPAIFIPFMGALIGMKEMPKNAKDEAYIAYMGPLFGLLSFLPAIPLYIITKEPFWALIILLGSMINFFNLIPVSPLDGGRIISVVSTKIWGAGLVLLLGYSIYFKSILGGFIFIIGCMELYRVIKRDEPIKELGYRIDGMKKYVTRLEEELKETGAVHRTIYMIHHEMNVLRQREREKELKTGGLQKIEVLEYLLPKFEPLDYVPYEDEKEMHTIHIREAFEMSERKLNEWETEKEQQENYYKVDTKTKWTVFACYIGLMAILGYTAYEGYVVLQEHLPRRSL, encoded by the coding sequence ATGAAAAATAATAAAAAAGGGTTATGGGGAATTATTGTTGCAATAGGGTTATTTTTGCTATCTAAGTTAAAATGGGTATTTGCAATTTTTAAGTTAGCAAAATTTTCAACAGTATTTAGTATGTTTTTATCGCTTGGTGCATACGCAGTCATATATGGTTGGAAGTTTGGGGTAGCACTCGTGTATTTATTGTTTGTACATGAGATGGGGCATTTATGGGCAGCGAGAAAGAAAGGTATACCAACATCGCCAGCAATCTTCATACCATTTATGGGAGCTCTTATTGGGATGAAAGAGATGCCGAAAAATGCAAAAGATGAAGCTTACATTGCATATATGGGACCTCTTTTCGGATTGCTTTCATTTTTACCCGCGATCCCACTGTATATAATAACGAAAGAGCCGTTTTGGGCGCTTATTATTTTACTTGGAAGTATGATTAATTTCTTTAACTTAATTCCAGTTTCTCCGTTAGATGGTGGACGAATAATTTCAGTTGTAAGCACGAAAATTTGGGGAGCAGGGCTAGTTTTACTACTCGGCTATTCTATTTACTTCAAGAGTATTTTAGGAGGATTTATTTTTATTATCGGCTGTATGGAACTATATAGAGTAATAAAGAGAGATGAGCCGATTAAGGAATTAGGATATAGAATCGATGGAATGAAAAAATATGTTACTAGGCTTGAAGAGGAATTAAAAGAAACTGGTGCGGTGCATCGAACGATTTATATGATTCACCATGAGATGAATGTATTAAGACAAAGAGAACGTGAAAAAGAACTAAAAACAGGAGGACTTCAAAAGATTGAAGTTCTAGAGTACCTTTTACCAAAGTTTGAGCCACTTGATTATGTCCCATATGAAGATGAAAAAGAAATGCATACAATTCATATAAGAGAAGCATTTGAAATGTCAGAAAGAAAATTAAATGAATGGGAAACAGAAAAAGAACAACAAGAAAATTATTATAAAGTCGATACGAAAACGAAATGGACAGTATTTGCTTGTTATATCGGATTAATGGCTATACTCGGTTATACAGCTTATGAAGGTTATGTTGTTTTACAAGAGCATTTACCAAGGAGAAGTTTGTAG
- the brnQ3 gene encoding branched-chain amino acid transport system II carrier protein BrnQ3: MNTVSKKHVFFTGLMLFSLFFGAGNLIFPPMLGQNAGENFWPAMIGFLLTGVGLPLLTVIAISLSGNGMQQLASHVHPLFGIFFTVIVYIAIGPSMGIPRVANVAYEMGVSSFLPETIRSSNLTLFLYTVIFFAIVFWLSLNPSKLVDRIGSVLTPILLLSIFLLFVKSVFTPLGQSGPAMQEYQTSPIFKGFMEGYLTMDTISALAFGIIVVNAIRSKGVNDRKSIAIATAKAGLIAATGLVLVYGALGWLGTTSVSLGYANNGGQLLTIIVQQLFGPYGLILLSLIVTLACLTTCVGLVSACSQYFSTLLTNFSYKTLASVICLLGLLVANLGLTKIIAISVPILLVVYPVAIVLVLLSLLHKYFGGYRSVYVCALIGTAVVSVFDGLKQGNIPVSFITSYFEFIPLYNEGIGWLVPALVGAIIGFAIAKLSGAKAVPLTDHSPESKVS, encoded by the coding sequence ATGAACACTGTATCAAAAAAACATGTTTTTTTCACAGGTCTTATGCTATTTTCTTTATTTTTTGGAGCAGGCAATTTAATTTTCCCTCCAATGCTTGGACAAAATGCTGGTGAAAACTTTTGGCCAGCAATGATTGGTTTTTTACTAACAGGAGTCGGCTTACCGCTACTTACTGTTATCGCCATTTCTCTATCAGGAAATGGAATGCAACAACTTGCAAGTCATGTTCACCCATTATTCGGAATATTCTTTACAGTAATTGTATACATTGCAATCGGTCCATCTATGGGCATCCCACGTGTTGCTAATGTCGCTTATGAAATGGGAGTTAGTTCTTTCTTACCAGAAACTATTCGCTCTAGCAACCTAACGCTATTTTTATACACAGTCATCTTTTTTGCTATCGTATTTTGGCTTAGTTTAAACCCTTCTAAACTCGTCGATCGTATCGGAAGCGTATTAACACCTATTTTATTACTCTCTATTTTCTTATTATTCGTTAAGAGTGTATTTACACCCCTCGGGCAATCTGGACCAGCCATGCAAGAGTATCAAACTTCTCCAATTTTCAAAGGTTTTATGGAAGGATACTTAACGATGGATACCATTTCAGCACTTGCATTTGGGATTATCGTTGTAAATGCAATTCGCTCAAAAGGTGTGAATGACCGTAAATCAATTGCCATCGCAACAGCAAAAGCAGGACTTATTGCCGCTACTGGCCTCGTACTTGTATATGGTGCACTTGGCTGGCTCGGTACAACTAGTGTCTCTCTTGGATACGCAAACAATGGAGGACAGCTACTTACCATTATCGTACAACAATTATTCGGTCCATATGGTCTAATTCTGTTATCTCTTATCGTTACACTCGCTTGCTTAACAACATGCGTTGGACTTGTATCTGCATGCAGTCAATACTTCTCAACATTATTGACAAATTTTTCATACAAAACGTTAGCAAGCGTCATTTGCTTGTTAGGATTATTAGTTGCCAACTTAGGTTTAACAAAAATTATCGCAATCTCTGTTCCTATTTTACTTGTTGTATATCCAGTTGCAATTGTACTCGTGTTATTATCATTACTTCATAAATATTTCGGTGGCTATCGATCTGTTTATGTATGTGCTTTAATCGGAACAGCAGTTGTTAGCGTTTTTGACGGATTAAAACAAGGGAATATTCCTGTTTCATTTATCACATCTTATTTCGAGTTTATTCCATTATATAATGAAGGAATTGGCTGGTTAGTGCCAGCATTAGTTGGGGCTATTATCGGTTTTGCTATCGCAAAATTAAGTGGTGCAAAAGCAGTACCATTAACGGATCATTCACCTGAATCGAAAGTATCATAA